The following proteins are co-located in the Silene latifolia isolate original U9 population chromosome 1, ASM4854445v1, whole genome shotgun sequence genome:
- the LOC141653486 gene encoding uncharacterized protein LOC141653486, whose amino-acid sequence MSLPKKSISTFDDLVNAFTQQFASSRKPQKHTGDLYRIVQGANETIGEYNTRLNNEKVAVRECDVSTAVESFRRVLHHESDLYKQLTMHPCHSFEAVQERAAAAIRLEEDILARAIIPSTPSVSSTLVMEKSSRKQSTGKKEERYMPYVRGVNRIDNSEENQQLPTLAEYGFTTSIGGILKALREMGDGVRWPRPPVEGQSWRKDTKRRATETKGDRPATSFKVSHSDLPAVTFDEEDIHDNQEHHDALIITLSMANFTVRKVLVDTGGPLNVSSMCKVPHTMGSRDNTRRPEGSQRLLQEGIKMHGQPSSITII is encoded by the exons ATGAGTCTGCCTAAAAAATCGATATCCACATTTGACGACTTGGTGAACGCATTCACTCAGCAATTTGCAAGCAGCCGGAAGCCACAAAAGCACACTGGCGACTTATACCGGATTGTTCAAGGCGCAAACGAGACCATTGGGGAATACAACACTAGGTTAAATAATGAGAAGGTGGCAGTACGGGAGTGTGACGTGTCAACAGCAGTGGAATCATTCAGAAGGGTGTTACACCATGAGTCGGACCTATACAAGCAACTAACTATGCACCCTTGTCACAGCTTCGAAGCGGTACAAGAAAGGGCAGCAGCTGCAATCAGACTGGAAGAAGACATCCTAGCTAGAGCCATCATACCGAGTACGCCAAGCGTATCCAGCACACTAGTCATGGAGAAGTCGAGTAGAAAACAGTCCACTGGCAAGAAGGAGGAGAGATACATGCCATATGTTAGGGGAGTTAACAGAATAGACAATAGCGAAGAGAATCAGCAACTCCCCACACTAGCAGAGTATGGATTCACAACTAGCATCGGAGGAATCCTaaaagcactcagggagatgggagacggGGTAAGGTGGCCTAGGCCACCAGTAGAAGGACAGTCATGGCGAAAAGACA CCAAGAGGCGTGCTACCGAAACTAAGGGTGACAGACCAGCGACTTCCTTCAAAGTTTCCCATAGTGACCTGCCTGCTGTCACCTTCGACGAAGAGGATATACATGACAACCAGGAACATCATGATGCACTTATCATAACATTATCAATGGCCAATTTCACGGTTAGAAAGGTCCTGGTAGATACTG GCGGTCCCCTCAACGTATCATCAATGtgtaaagttccccacaccatggggagtagagacaatacgAGGAGACCAGAAGGAAGCCAGAGGCTGCTACAAGAAGGCATTAAAATGCACGGCCAGCCCTCCAGCATAACAATTATATAA